A genomic region of Magnolia sinica isolate HGM2019 chromosome 6, MsV1, whole genome shotgun sequence contains the following coding sequences:
- the LOC131249881 gene encoding 14 kDa proline-rich protein DC2.15-like: protein MASKNSASAALFLSINLLFFAFATATKSSPCPHPLSPKPRPTPNPNPRPAPSPTPTNGTCPRDALKLGVCANLLGLANVVVGSPPTLPCCSLIQWLADLEAALCLCIAIRANVLGINLNIPVSLSFVLNNCGRIVPSGFECS from the coding sequence ATGGCCTCAAAGAACTCAGCATCAGCTGCCCTTTTCCTCTCCATCAACCTTCTCTTCTTTGCTTTTGCCACTGCTACTAAGAGCAGCCCATGCCCACACCCACTTAGCCCAAAGCCAAGGCCTACTCCCAATCCGAATCCTAGACCCGCCCCAAGTCCCACACCTACAAACGGTACATGCCCTAGAGATGCACTGAAGCTGGGTGTATGCGCTAATTTGCTAGGGTTGGCGAATGTGGTTGTTGGGTCCCCACCAACACTCCCATGTTGCTCCCTGATCCAATGGCTAGCCGATCTCGAGGCGGCCTTATGTCTGTGCATTGCAATCAGAGCCAATGTCCTGGGCATTAACCTCAACATTCCAGTCTCCCTGAGCTTTGTCTTGAACAACTGTGGGAGAATAGTCCCATCTGGGTTTGAATGTTCCTAG